The following is a genomic window from bacterium.
CACAGAGACATTGGCGTCGCATCGGAAACTGCCCTCCTCCATGTTTCCATCACAGATCTCCAGGTAAACCAGAATCTCCCTCAATTCCTTGAGATAGGCCACGGCTTCTTCAGGGCTCCTCATGTCGGGCTCCGAGACTATCTCCAGCAGGGGTACGCCGGTGCGGTTGAAATCCACATAGCTCAAAGGCCTGGTCTCGTCGTGGACCAGCTTGCCTGCGTCCTCCTCCATGTGGATTCTGGTGATGCCGATTCTCTTGGTAATCTCTTCTCCCAGAGGGATTTCAAGATAACCGGCTGAGGCCAAGGGGGATTCGTATTGAGAGATCTGATAACCTTTGGGTAAATCAGGATAAAAGTAGTTTTTTCGGGCAAAAACACTTTGGGAGGCAATCCTGCAATGAGTGGCCAAGGCCAGCTTCAGGGCAAATTCCACCACCTGTTTGTTGAGCACTGGCAAGACCCCAGGCATGCCCAGACACACGGGGCAAGTATGGGTATTGGGATCGGCTCCAAAGGAAGCCGAGCAGCCGCAGAAAATCTTGCTTTTTGTACGAAGCTGCGCATGCACCTCAAGGCCGATAACCGGTTGGTATTTCATCATTGGGACCTCCTGGCCTCACCCCCATTTTTCAAAGTTGTGCTCTGCTCAGATGATAACCAGCAGCCTGCTCAAAACCATAGGCCACCTGTAAAACGCGCTCCTCTTGAAAATGAGCGCCTATTATTTGAAGCCCTATGGGAAGCCCTTTGCGGTCTAGACCGCAGGGCAGACTCAATGCTGGGAGCCCGGCCAGATTTACAGGAATGGTAAAATAATCACTAAGATACATCTGAATGGGGTCCTGCAGTTTTTCTCCCAGCCTAAATGCCGTGGTGGGGGCCGTGGGGCTGATTATCACATCGCAAAGCTCGAAGGCCCGGCGGAAGTCCTCCATCAGCAGGGTACGAACCTGACAGGCTTTGAGATAGTATGCCTCATAGTAGCCGGCTGAAAGGGCGTAGGTTCCCAGCATAATTCTTCGCTTGACTTCCTTTCCGAAGCCCCTGGAACGGCTGCACCGATACATCTCCAGAAGCCCACCTTCTTCTCCGCAGCGAAAACCATACTTCACTCCATCGTATCGTGCCAGGTTGGAGCTGGCCTCAGCCGGAGCCACCAGATAATAGGCAGCAAGGGCGTGGCCCAGACGGGGAATTGTCACGGGCACGAGCCGAGCTCCCAAAGTTTCCAGCAACTCAAGGGATCTCCGTACAGCTTCCAAAACATCGGGCTCAACTCCTTGCTCCTCTTGTAGGTAGCCCACGCGAAGGTCCTTCAATTCACCCTTGAGCCCTTGGGCATAGTCTTGCGGGGGCATGGGAACAGAGGTGGAATCCCTGGGGTCGTGGCCCACTATGGCACTCAGCAAAAGGGCGCAGTCTTTCACATCCTTTGTCATGGGCCCAATCTGATCCAAGGATGAGGCAAAGGCCACCAGTCCGTACCTGGATACCCTTCCATATGTGGGCTTCATTCCCACTATGCCGCAGCATGCTGCTGGTTGTCGAATGGACCCCCCCGTGTCCGATCCTAAAGCTCCGAGGCACTCTTGTGCGGCCACGGC
Proteins encoded in this region:
- the gatA gene encoding Asp-tRNA(Asn)/Glu-tRNA(Gln) amidotransferase subunit GatA; translation: MELWELTIWHARRLLDQREITSLELTRSLLERISSVEEKVRAFLALAGERALDQAREADRRLNSGERTPLLGIPLALKDVLCTRDLPTTCGSRILENFVPPYDATVVERLRKEGAVFLGKTNMDEFAMGSSTEHSAFGPTRNPWDLERIPGGSSGGSAAAVAAQECLGALGSDTGGSIRQPAACCGIVGMKPTYGRVSRYGLVAFASSLDQIGPMTKDVKDCALLLSAIVGHDPRDSTSVPMPPQDYAQGLKGELKDLRVGYLQEEQGVEPDVLEAVRRSLELLETLGARLVPVTIPRLGHALAAYYLVAPAEASSNLARYDGVKYGFRCGEEGGLLEMYRCSRSRGFGKEVKRRIMLGTYALSAGYYEAYYLKACQVRTLLMEDFRRAFELCDVIISPTAPTTAFRLGEKLQDPIQMYLSDYFTIPVNLAGLPALSLPCGLDRKGLPIGLQIIGAHFQEERVLQVAYGFEQAAGYHLSRAQL